The DNA window TAACACATCTAGTATTATGAAAGATAATTTAATACAATGatgaaaaatgaagtttaatCAAAATTCAAGTCTACAAATGCTTCTAAGTTAAGGTACTGATCACTGACAATAGCTCccaatgtttttaaaaacacattaaacagttgtgaggattttttttccattattcaaGTATCAAATATTGGTTACTGCCATGAAGAGATAGCAcgtgaaacaaaacaagcaagtaGGACAATGTCTCTATCCACACAAATGAGATGTGAGAAAGCACATGCTTAGCATTAAGAATGAAATTACCAGGTTCTTAATAAAGGCCAGAGAGTACATCCATTAGCTGTGGAACGAACAGGGATATTCAGGAGTTTGATGCCTATCAGAGCCACCAAGGTAAAAACAATCACAGCAGACAGCTCCCACTAACTCCTAATGCCAACACTCACCATTAAAGGCACCACAATAAGGACAAGTGTTTTTCTTCCGGCACTTTTCAGACACTTTCTTCTTTAGCCCTCTCTTCTGAAGATATGTAAGGCCAGGCCGCTTCAGGTAATccaaaaattgctttttttcttccaccgACAGCATGATACGGCAACAGGATTTGCAGATCATCTTAAACGTAAACGTATATAAAAACAGTTGTTTAACAGACACATCCAGAGTTGTAACATCTATTATAACTTAAATTCTTCAGTGGAGcacaactttttaaattaaatacaatGGTCTTGGTTAAAAGACCAATTCATATGCTCAAATATACcaaaaaaaagtacattaaaaaaatacagtcagtGATACAGTCAATGAGGCAAATCCTTATCTAAGCTCTGTAGGACCTTAAAAATCCAGgtacaaagcaaacagagcTTTGATTTACCACGATGTCCTAAAAGGCAAGTTATACTGCATACATTTAATTCAAActactacagaaaaataatggatTAAATTACTTAGTGTGagattatataaaataaaatggattatataaaataaaatcactaaGACaggtatttaaatacatttcttttacaAAGTATAAGATGGATAAAGATGAAATGTATAACACAACCATAACACAACCAAGCCTTCTCAATTACTCTTTCAAGCATCCTCTTTtcagataatttcttttttctagatTAGAAACTGATGACAAACCATAACTGTGTTTACCTGTAGGATGCCTATCACAGCTTTGAAGTATCCAACATGAAAACAGGGCAGTTCTAAGTCAATGTACCCATAATGTCCTAAACAATCAGCCAGATTTTTCCCACAGGTTTCACAGGGACGGTCTTTTTCACTGGTTCCCTTTGGGACGAGGAGaacacatacacagaaaaaagaagttttagcTATAGGCAACTGAGTacacagaaaatacaacagTTCATAAGCAAGTTAGCTATGCTGACAGCAGACCCAGCGCACTTACTCCTTTTTCCCAGCATCAGAAGCAAGTCAGTAGCATCACACACACTCcttaagaaaaatgtctttcacAGAGACCCCACTGATACCAGTGATGCTAATTCATTCAGCTTTTGCAATGGATCTGCAGCCTGCTAATCTGCAATATGGTATTTTGTCGATGGCTGGGTCTGGGTCTCCCAACAACTAGGCAGAAAGAACAGATCTCCTGCCTCAAAAGAACACTTTATGAACCATCCAGTGCATTAAGAAAGCAGCTGTCACTGCAACTGACAATCTGTGCAATTCAAGAAGAGACATACCCACACACATTTTGCATGAGCAGTACATTTTGGTCATCCCGACTTACTTTTAGCCACTTCAAATAATTCTACAGAAACggtttgaaaaaagaaaatggttcTCACCATGCGATGGTCCAGTACCCCATACTGCAGTGGAGCATGGTGGTTGTCCTGACTGTACAAGTTCTTGCTGACCACCTGGATGTGAGCTTGCTGACGCATCTCTTCTGGAGATTTCATGCCAAAACAGATGTGGCTTCTAGGATGGGGAGTTTAACACGTAGGTATGCGCACATATATTTGCAGAAATACGTATAACTACAGGCGTGCCCACACATATGTATTTAAAGGCGAATACAGAGGAGGCCAAACTGCTCCACACTGTACCCGCAGTGGGCTCTTTCAGGATAACTGCAACAAGCAGCGCGGCTCTGCAGTGAGCTGGTCACAGCGGCGGATCTACCGGCGCTCCCGGGCCGGCCCAGCGACACAGCCCCGCCAGCGGCCTGGGCCCGGCCCCGCAGGGCGGACAGAGCCGGACCTCCCGCCGCGCTGCGCTCCCCCTGCCCGCTGAGCCGCTGCCCGGCCGCCTCCACAGCGGCCGCAGCGCGGGACCCTCAGCGCGGGGCGCCGCGCAGCCCCGGGAACGGAGCGGCAGCCCCGGGGAACGGAGCGGCAGCCCCGGGGAACGGAGCGGCAGCCCCGGGGAACGGAGCGGCAGCCCCGGGGAACGGAGCGGCAGCGCGGGACCCTCCCGCCGCGCGGGGCGTCGCCCCGGCCGCCCCACTCACATTTTCTTGGCCACGTCCGTCTCGCGGAACTGCTCCTTCACCATGGCGGCGGCGGGACCGCGACCGGCGGCGGCCACGAGCGCCCGGCAGGCCTGCACGCGGCGGCACAGAGCCCGCCCCCGCGGCTGCGTGGAGAAGCGGCTGTGCGGAGCGGCGGCTGTGCGGAgcgggctctgcctgcagcgcccCCTGCTGGGGCACGGCAGGAGTCCTCCGAGAGCGGTCTCCCGGGCCGCCCCACGAAAGATGCCGGCGGAGCCGTGACCCTGCCGACagtcccgccgccgcccggccgcGGGCTGAGCCTGCCTGCGCGGAGTTCGCCGCGCTCGCAGCCCCACCGACCCTAACAGAGCCTGCTGCCCGGCTCTGCTCAGCAGGcacacagaagccaccccttgTCGCTTCTTCCGCATCCGGCTCTTGGCAGGACACCCCTGAGCGCGGCTCCTCCCCGGCGCAAGGACCGCTGCGCGGCTTTATGATTGGCTGCGAGGCGGACCTTCTTCCTTTGCTCCCTCGctgccggggccgccgccgccgccatggtGAGTGCCGGGTGCCGCCGCGCGACAAtcggccccgcgccgccgccatCCTGCCCCCGCGGGGCCGCGCGCCGCccgggccggccccgccgctccgcccGCAGCGGCCGGCGCGGGTATGGCCGGGCTGAGCGGGCCTGTCCTCCCGCCGGCAGCCGGGGCTCCTGCGGCCTGGcccggcgccgcggggccgggTGTTTGCGGCGAGCGCCGGGGTGCGGTGCCCGCGCTGCCCTGTCGCTCTGCTCCTGGcctgggcaggagctgccacaTCGCAGCTCTTCTCTGAGGGCGTTAGGGGGGTGCTGTTGGTTATGCTTGTCTGTGTGGGTCTTGCCTGGAAGCTTTAGGGAAACAGAAACATGTAGGTTTTCTAAGTAAACTCCTGTATTAAGGAAACTGTAATGTAAAGGTTTGTTAAGGAAACTTCTGTTGTAGTACTTGGGATGCTCCATCTGTTTCATTAAAAGCTGCCTCAGCTTTTCAGAGCGGTACAGTACTTGTGTTGCTGCGTTGGGAATCTGGGGATAAGTCTGTCAGTTTTTCATTGTACTTCGAGAGGTATTTTCTGTAGCTCAGGACCAGATAGCGATTACTGAGCGTTGCTGTACTGTGCATTTGTATGTTTATTAAGTTTGGATTGCATGTGTAGCtcttattttggtttatttaatgttttctcttGCAGAATGACACGGTGACCATCAGAACCAGGAAGTTCATGACAAACAGGCTGCTTCAGCGCAAGCAGATGGTAAAGGAACACAAGAAATTGTCTTTAATTGTCTGCTtgttctgggctgcaagtgttCTTCAGCTGTTATAAGTAAAGTGCCCTTGAAACCTCTGGAGTTCTTGTATGAGCTCATTAGTTCAAATGTGTTGGTGCATGCTGAAGGTGAATCCTGATGGTGAGCTAGTGAactgttctttcttttgaagGAGGAAACTTTGGTATCAAACTAATAATACTTTCTCCTGCCGAGATGGGTTAGCTTAAGTGTTGGGCTCATGGTGGGTCTGTAGTACTTGGCTGTTGTACCGGATATTGactttctcttgtttttatATAACTtgtaaaaaattcctttttaGGTGATTGATGTTCTTCATCCTGGGAAGGCCACAGTCCCCAAAACAGAAATCAGGGAAAAGCTGGCAAAAATGTACAAGACAACCCCTGATGTAATTTTCGTCTTTGGCTTCAGAACTCATTTTGGTGGTGGCAAGACAACAGGTTTTGGCATGATCTATGATTCTCTGGACTATGCAAAGAAAAACGAACCAAAGCACAGGCTTGCCAGGGTATGTTGTGTTCTTGAAAACAATTAGGATAGATCTGAAGTATTTAGTGGTTCATGATTTACGTGTATGAAAGCTTATGTAAAAAGCCTTAGAATAGTACTGGCTAGTTTATACATTGGCAAAatagggaaatatttttattttttattataggGGAATTGCAAAGGCAAAATTCATGTTAGCAGTGCCATTTCGCGGTAATAGATAACTAACCACTACCAAAGGTCTTGAAGAAACATAAGAGATGAGGCTGATACGTATGCTACTTTAGCGTTTGCATTTTGTGTTCAGTCATTTATTAAGTAATGAACTTGTCCCACTACTTAACTAATGCTTCAAATTCAAACAGTATTTGAAGAGTctagaaacagtaaaaaatttCGAAGTTGCTGCCTGAAACTAAATGGAACTTTAACTGTTCTTCAATAGCATGGCTTGTATGAAAAGAAGAAGACTTCCAGGAAGCAGCGAAAGGAGCGTAAgaacagaatgaagaaagtcaGGGGCACAGCCAAGGCAAATGTTGGTGCTGGCAAAAAGGTAGGATGAGGATATCCATAAGCTAAAGTGACTGTGTTGCCTTTAAAATAGAAACTCTTCAACAGAAtaacattgtttttcttccatttctttcacCTGTTCTACTGGATATCAGAAGGTAATCTGTGTGGTGTTGTATAGCTTCTTAGCAGCTCAGTAGCTTTGTTTTGCTCCTCACTGCTGCAAGCTTAGCTGACATGATGTGAAACAATGCTTCTTACATGATTGTTTCTTACATGTCACTTGAACTAAACTTTCATAAACCTAACAGTATTGTTCTAATTTCATAACTCAGCCTTGCGATGTacaaatagatatttttaacaCTTGTTACTCAGGCTACCGTAATATCTAATGCTTACTCCACCAAGTTACTGTTATTTATGATGTTATTTATAGGGGAGATTTTTGTTCAGGAAGTGTGGTGGTGTAGGCAGCGAGGACAGTGTGTAAATAGAAATAAGGTAGAATGCCAGCTTTATCCTGGGCTTAAGTGACTGATTCCCAAGATAGTGggggtcttttctcctggtggGAGCTCCCTGTGATGGGGCTGGAACCTCATACAAGTTTGTCAGATGTCCAGCTTGGAGGGAGACAGAGTTCCTCTAtccttaaacaaaaaaaaaccccaccaaaatgGAGGAATACCCCACATGTGAAGACATCTTCCATAGCAGCTTTTTGTTCTCTGAAAAATACTGAGTAAGCTGTACAGTTAAGTAGGTTTTTTTGAGTGTTTTAACGAGGGAAGATAGGGCAATGGGTTTTGATACTTAGCTTTGTAGCTGCTAAAGTGCTCTGACATTGTGAACTTTAGTAATCttcacttctgcttttttctaCTCTCTTGGAATTCTCCATCAGAAATGAAGTATCTAGCAGGTACTGAAAATAAGCATGGATGTGGTGACTGAGTTATACATCACTGAAAGAGATGTCTGTGTTTTTAGTTAAAGCACTGTACTGCCTtgcatgtgtgcatgtttgttttaaatttgctCCTGTCCTGTAGAGGTTCAAATAAGTACAGAATGAACTTCATTCTGTGCAACTTAAAAATGAGGTTTggctaaaaacaaacaagacttTTGGAAGTAGTGAAACATCATTAAACTAAGGAATCCtgaatgagaagaaagaaactcaATGCTATTGATTTGAGGCATTGGTTCAAACTGTGCCCacccccccaccacccccccaTTCCAAATCAAAGTAGTATAGTGTGATTGCATGTGTAACTTGACCTTTGTGTGAAAGTAGTTGTGTGTCTTTATGATAGCTAAGTCATATCACAGCTTTGTGCATTTGAGACAGTGGTTGGAAATGACACAGTTGTCAGCATTAAACTGTATCTCACTATTGCACTGCAGTATTCCAAGCTGAGACACAAACAATAGAGATTGCTTCATGAAATTAAATTCTT is part of the Columba livia isolate bColLiv1 breed racing homer chromosome 6, bColLiv1.pat.W.v2, whole genome shotgun sequence genome and encodes:
- the RPS24 gene encoding small ribosomal subunit protein eS24 isoform X2, with the translated sequence MNDTVTIRTRKFMTNRLLQRKQMVIDVLHPGKATVPKTEIREKLAKMYKTTPDVIFVFGFRTHFGGGKTTGFGMIYDSLDYAKKNEPKHRLARHGLYEKKKTSRKQRKERKNRMKKVRGTAKANVGAGKKKVICVVLYSFLAAQ
- the RPS24 gene encoding small ribosomal subunit protein eS24 isoform X4: MNDTVTIRTRKFMTNRLLQRKQMVIDVLHPGKATVPKTEIREKLAKMYKTTPDVIFVFGFRTHFGGGKTTGFGMIYDSLDYAKKNEPKHRLARHGLYEKKKTSRKQRKERKNRMKKVRGTAKANVGAGKK
- the RPS24 gene encoding small ribosomal subunit protein eS24 isoform X1, whose amino-acid sequence is MNDTVTIRTRKFMTNRLLQRKQMVIDVLHPGKATVPKTEIREKLAKMYKTTPDVIFVFGFRTHFGGGKTTGFGMIYDSLDYAKKNEPKHRLARHGLYEKKKTSRKQRKERKNRMKKVRGTAKANVGAGKKKVICVVLYSFLAAQ
- the RPS24 gene encoding small ribosomal subunit protein eS24 isoform X3 codes for the protein MNDTVTIRTRKFMTNRLLQRKQMVIDVLHPGKATVPKTEIREKLAKMYKTTPDVIFVFGFRTHFGGGKTTGFGMIYDSLDYAKKNEPKHRLARHGLYEKKKTSRKQRKERKNRMKKVRGTAKANVGAGKKK